From a region of the Phragmites australis chromosome 21, lpPhrAust1.1, whole genome shotgun sequence genome:
- the LOC133903223 gene encoding mitogen-activated protein kinase kinase kinase 17-like — protein MATATTIGGRGWTRLHALGRGGSGAVVSLAADDASRELFVVKSATGDNAALRREWRVMSGLSSPHVIRCLGFRRAVAAGGEDQLFLEFAPGGSLAAMAGRDGGRGLKEGAVRAYAADVLRGLAYLHGRGVLHGDVKGSNVVVSADGRAKLADFGCATTVRDWPSRAFEGTPAFMAPEVARGEAQGPAADVWALGCTVVEIATGRAPWRDADNVLAAVRTIGYTDAVPEVAPSMSPESKDFLDKCFRRHAADRWTAAQLLEHPFVATPCALKKQEEEKATWVSPTSALDAALWESESESDNEAFDMLNGPVARIKAMASSRSSLPDWDSENGWIKVNGVSVSIVHDRAAADDESLACLDNRVRALACPPLSVPDWDFDEGWIEACRTSSAHERSGTVGALHPKILE, from the coding sequence ATGGCCACGGCGACAACCATCGGCGGCAGAGGCTGGACGCGTCTCCACGCCCTCGGCCGCGGCGGGTCGGGGGCCGTGGTTTCCCTGGCCGCGGACGACGCTTCCAGGGAGCTCTTCGTCGTGAAGTCGGCCACGGGCGACAACGCCGCGCTACGGCGCGAGTGGCGCGTCATGTCTGGGCTCTCCTCGCCGCACGTTATCCGGTGCCTCGGCTTCCGCCGCGCGGTGGCTGCGGGCGGCGAGGACCAGCTGTTCCTCGAGTTCGCTCCCGGCGGGTCGCTTGCCGCGATGGCGGGGCGCGACGGGGGCCGTGGCCTCAAGGAGGGCGCGGTCAGGGCGTACGCCGCCGACGTGCTCAGGGGGCTCGCTTACCTCCACGGGAGGGGCGTCTTGCACGGCGACGTCAAGGGGAGCAACGTCGTGGTCAGCGCAGACGGGCGGGCCAAGCTCGCGGATTTCGGGTGCGCGACGACGGTGCGCGACTGGCCGTCGCGGGCATTCGAAGGCACGCCTGCGTTCATGGCCCCTGAGGTAGCGCGCGGGGAGGCGCAGGGCCCCGCAGCAGATGTGTGGGCGCTCGGGTGCACCGTCGTCGAGATCGCCACGGGTCGCGCCCCGTGGCGTGACGCGGACAACGTGCTCGCAGCTGTGCGCACGATCGGGTACACGGACGCCGTGCCGGAGGTGGCGCCATCGATGTCACCAGAGTCGAAGGACTTCCTGGACAAGTGCTTCAGAAGGCACGCCGCCGACCGGTGGACGGCGGCGCAGCTGCTAGAGCACCCGTTCGTGGCAACGCCATGCGCACTGaagaagcaggaggaggagaaggccacATGGGTGTCTCCGACGAGCGCGCTTGATGCGGCATTGTGGGAATCAGAATCAGAGTCTGACAACGAGGCGTTTGACATGCTGAACGGCCCggtcgccaggatcaaggcgatGGCAAGCTCTCGCTCATCGTTGCCAGATTGGGACTCTGAGAATGGCTGGATCAAAGTCAATGGCGTCAGTGTTAGCATTGTTCACGACAGAGCAGCAGCTGATGACGAGTCTTTAGCGTGTCTGGACAACCGGGTCAGGGCATTGGCGTGCCCGCCATTGTCTGTGCCGGATTGGGACTTTGACGAAGGCTGGATCGAAGCCTGCAGGACATCGTCGGCCCATGAGAGGAGCGGTACGGTGGGGGCATTACATCCGAAGATTTtggagtag